The Labeo rohita strain BAU-BD-2019 chromosome 19, IGBB_LRoh.1.0, whole genome shotgun sequence genome window below encodes:
- the fam133b gene encoding protein FAM133, which yields MGKRDNRVAYLNPIAAARARGPAPNSGPTIQDYLSRPRPSWEEVKEQLEKKKKGSRALADFEDRMNERWKKELEKNREKVLGGGEKKEKDKEKEKKEKKKEKKKSSRHSSSSSSSSSSSDSSSSSSSDSEDDDDKKNVKKKKKRKRSSARRASDDSDTESETDSRESSKKKKKKLDGEKDKDEKDGRRKRKAERSHSESSDESDIDRDAESKKKKRSIEETEKITDKSKKKKKKKKHKKHSKKKKRKTSGSELD from the exons ATGGGCAAGCGAGATAACAGAGTG GCGTACCTGAACCCAATAGCTGCTGCCAGAGCCAGAGGACCTGCTCCCAACTCCGGCCCCACCATTCAGGATTATCTCAGCAGACCACGGCCATCATG GGAGGAGGTAAAAGAACAgctggaaaagaaaaagaaaggctCCAGAGCCCTGGCTGATTTTGAAGACAGAATGAACGAG CGATGGAAGAAGGAACTGGAGAAAAACAGGGAGAAGGTACTTGGTGGAGgtgagaagaaagaaaaagacaaggAGAAGGAAAAGAAAGAG AAaaagaaggagaagaaaaagTCCAGTAGG CATTCCtcatcttcctcctcctcctcatcgaGTTCTGATTCctcctccagctcctcctcAGACTCTGAAGATGAT GATGataagaaaaatgtgaaaaagaagaaaaagagaaaaagatccTCTGCCCGGCGAGCTTCAGATGACTCTGACACAGAATCAGAGACTGATAGCAGg GAGTCAtctaagaaaaagaagaagaaactagatggagagaaagacaag gaTGAAAAGGATGGGCGAAGGAAGAGGAAAGCTGAAAGGAGTCATTCAGAGTCCTCAGATGAGTCCGATATAGACCGAGAT GCTGagtccaaaaagaaaaaacgcAGTATTGAAGAGACGGAGAAAATCACA GACAAGtctaagaagaaaaagaaaaagaagaagcataagaaacacagcaaaaagaaa